One window from the genome of uncultured Tateyamaria sp. encodes:
- a CDS encoding pyruvate carboxylase → MPDFQKILIANRGEIAIRIMRAANEMGKRTVAVFAEEDKLGLHRFKADEAYRIGEGLGPVAAYLSIDEMIRVARESGADAIHPGYGLLSENPDFVDACEKNGITFIGPKSETMRALGDKASARRVAIEAGVPVIPATEVLGDDMDAIRKAAKEVGYPLMLKASWGGGGRGMRPILAEDEVEEKVLEGRREAEAAFGNGEGYLEKMITRARHVEVQILGDKHGGMYHLFERDCSVQRRNQKVVERAPAPYLTDAKRTEICELGYKICKHVNYECAGTVEFLMDMETSKFYFIEVNPRVQVEHTVTEEVTGIDIVRAQILIAEGKPIDEATGKASQKDIVLTGHALQTRVTTEDPQNNFIPDYGRITAYRSATGMGIRLDGGTAYAGGVITRYYDSLLTKVTSKGPTPEIAIARMDRALREFRIRGVSTNIAFVENLLKHPTFLSNEYTTKFIDETPELFQFPKRRDRGTKVLTYIADITVNGHPEVKDRPRPRADIKNPKPPTLQADPSHQMGTRNLLEQKGPQAVADWMKQQQQLLITDTTMRDGHQSLLATRMRSYDMIKVAPAYSANLPQLFSMECWGGATFDVAYRFLQECPWQRLRDLRERMPNLMTQMLLRGANGVGYTNYPDNVVQEFVRVAATSGVDVFRVFDSLNWVENMRVAMDAVQDQNKICEGTVCYTGDIMDPDRAKYDLKYYVDMGNQLKAAGAHILGLKDMAGLLKPAAATQLIRALKQEVGLPIHFHTHDTAGSAVATILAASEAGVDAVDCAMDALSGNTSQATLGTVVQALQHTDRDTGLDIDAVRDISDYWDAVRAHYAAFESGMQAPSSEVYLHEMPGGQFTNLKAQARSLGLEERWPEVARTYADVNQMFGDIVKVTPSSKVVGDMALMMVSQGLTREEVEDPAKDVAFPDSVVDMMRGNLGRPPGGFPQGIQQKVLKGEQPNTARPGADVPPVDLEDTRADLSKQLEGKAVDDEDLSGYLMYPKVFLDYMGRHRIYGPVRALPTNTFFYGMKPGDQITAEIDPGKTLEIRLQAVGETNEDGEVRVFFELNGQPRTIRVPNRLVKSQTVSRPKAEDGNASHVGAPMPGVVASVGVTAGQEVCEGDLLLTIEAMKMETGIHAERDAVVKAVHVAAGGQIDAKDLLVELE, encoded by the coding sequence ATGCCCGACTTCCAGAAAATCCTGATTGCCAACCGGGGCGAGATCGCCATCCGCATCATGCGTGCCGCGAACGAGATGGGCAAGAGAACGGTCGCCGTCTTCGCCGAGGAGGACAAGCTGGGCCTGCACCGGTTCAAGGCGGACGAAGCCTACCGCATCGGCGAGGGGCTGGGCCCGGTGGCCGCCTACCTGAGCATTGACGAAATGATCCGTGTGGCGCGCGAAAGCGGCGCCGACGCCATCCACCCCGGCTATGGTCTGTTGTCCGAAAACCCTGACTTCGTGGATGCCTGCGAGAAAAACGGCATCACCTTCATCGGCCCCAAATCCGAAACCATGCGCGCGCTCGGCGACAAGGCCAGCGCCCGCCGGGTCGCGATCGAAGCGGGTGTGCCCGTCATCCCCGCGACCGAAGTGCTGGGCGACGACATGGACGCTATCCGGAAAGCGGCGAAAGAGGTCGGGTACCCCCTGATGCTCAAGGCGTCCTGGGGCGGCGGCGGTCGCGGCATGCGCCCGATCCTTGCCGAAGACGAGGTCGAGGAAAAAGTGCTCGAAGGCCGCCGCGAGGCCGAAGCCGCCTTTGGCAACGGCGAAGGGTATCTTGAAAAGATGATCACCCGCGCCCGCCATGTCGAGGTGCAGATCCTGGGCGACAAGCACGGCGGCATGTACCACCTGTTTGAGCGCGATTGTTCCGTCCAGCGCCGCAACCAAAAAGTGGTCGAGCGCGCCCCCGCCCCCTACCTGACCGACGCCAAGCGCACCGAAATCTGCGAGCTTGGCTACAAGATCTGCAAACACGTGAACTACGAATGCGCAGGCACGGTCGAATTCCTGATGGATATGGAAACCTCCAAGTTCTACTTCATCGAGGTAAACCCCCGCGTGCAGGTCGAACACACCGTCACAGAGGAAGTGACCGGCATCGACATCGTGCGCGCCCAGATCCTGATTGCCGAAGGCAAGCCGATTGACGAAGCGACGGGCAAGGCCAGCCAGAAGGACATCGTCCTGACCGGGCACGCCCTGCAAACCCGCGTCACCACCGAAGACCCGCAAAACAACTTCATCCCCGACTACGGCCGCATCACCGCCTACCGCTCGGCCACGGGCATGGGCATCCGTCTGGATGGCGGCACCGCCTATGCGGGCGGCGTCATCACCCGCTACTATGACAGCCTGCTGACCAAGGTGACGTCCAAGGGCCCGACACCCGAAATCGCCATCGCCCGCATGGACCGTGCCCTGCGCGAATTCCGTATTCGCGGCGTGTCGACCAACATCGCGTTTGTCGAAAACCTGCTCAAACACCCGACCTTCCTGTCGAACGAATACACCACCAAGTTCATCGACGAGACGCCGGAGCTGTTCCAGTTCCCCAAACGGCGCGACCGCGGCACCAAGGTGCTGACCTATATCGCCGACATCACCGTGAACGGGCACCCCGAGGTCAAGGACCGCCCCCGCCCCCGCGCCGATATCAAGAACCCCAAACCGCCCACCTTGCAGGCCGACCCGTCGCACCAGATGGGCACACGCAACCTGCTGGAACAGAAGGGCCCGCAGGCGGTCGCCGACTGGATGAAACAGCAACAGCAATTGCTGATCACCGACACGACCATGCGCGACGGACACCAGTCGCTGCTTGCCACCCGCATGCGCAGCTACGACATGATCAAGGTGGCGCCGGCCTATTCGGCCAACCTGCCACAGCTGTTCTCGATGGAATGCTGGGGCGGGGCCACGTTCGATGTCGCCTACCGCTTTTTGCAGGAATGCCCCTGGCAGCGCCTGCGCGACCTGCGCGAGCGTATGCCCAACCTGATGACGCAAATGCTGCTGCGCGGGGCCAACGGCGTTGGCTACACCAACTACCCCGACAACGTGGTGCAGGAATTCGTGCGCGTGGCGGCGACCAGCGGGGTGGACGTGTTCCGCGTCTTCGACAGCCTCAACTGGGTCGAAAACATGCGCGTCGCCATGGACGCGGTGCAGGACCAGAACAAGATCTGCGAAGGCACGGTGTGCTACACCGGCGACATCATGGACCCCGACCGGGCCAAGTATGACCTGAAATACTATGTCGACATGGGCAACCAGCTGAAAGCGGCAGGCGCCCACATCCTTGGCCTCAAGGACATGGCGGGCCTTCTGAAACCCGCTGCCGCCACGCAACTGATCCGCGCGCTCAAACAAGAGGTGGGCCTGCCGATCCACTTCCATACCCACGACACCGCAGGCTCTGCCGTCGCCACCATCCTCGCTGCGTCCGAGGCAGGCGTGGACGCCGTCGATTGCGCCATGGACGCGCTGTCGGGCAACACGTCACAGGCCACGCTCGGCACCGTGGTACAGGCGCTGCAGCACACCGACCGCGACACCGGGCTCGACATCGATGCGGTGCGCGACATCTCGGATTACTGGGATGCGGTCCGCGCCCACTACGCCGCGTTTGAAAGCGGCATGCAGGCCCCAAGTTCCGAAGTCTATCTGCACGAAATGCCCGGTGGCCAGTTCACCAACCTCAAAGCGCAGGCGCGCAGCCTCGGCCTTGAAGAACGCTGGCCCGAGGTCGCGCGCACCTATGCGGACGTGAACCAGATGTTCGGCGACATCGTGAAGGTTACGCCGTCGTCCAAGGTGGTGGGCGACATGGCCCTGATGATGGTGTCCCAGGGGCTGACACGGGAAGAGGTCGAAGACCCCGCAAAGGACGTCGCCTTTCCCGACAGTGTCGTCGACATGATGCGTGGCAATCTGGGCCGGCCTCCGGGCGGTTTCCCGCAGGGCATCCAGCAAAAGGTGCTCAAGGGAGAACAGCCAAACACCGCCCGCCCCGGCGCGGACGTGCCCCCCGTTGATCTGGAAGACACCCGTGCCGACCTCTCCAAACAGCTTGAAGGCAAGGCCGTCGATGACGAGGACCTGTCGGGCTACCTGATGTATCCCAAGGTCTTTCTGGATTACATGGGCCGCCACCGGATTTACGGCCCGGTCCGGGCGTTGCCGACCAACACCTTCTTCTATGGCATGAAACCCGGCGACCAGATCACGGCAGAGATCGACCCGGGCAAGACCCTCGAAATCCGCCTGCAAGCGGTGGGTGAAACCAACGAAGACGGCGAAGTGCGCGTGTTCTTCGAGTTGAACGGCCAGCCCCGCACCATCCGCGTGCCGAACCGCCTGGTGAAATCGCAAACCGTCTCGCGGCCCAAGGCCGAAGACGGCAACGCCTCACATGTCGGCGCGCCCATGCCGGGCGTTGTCGCCAGCGTGGGCGTCACAGCAGGCCAGGAGGTCTGCGAAGGCGATCTGCTGCTGACCATCGAGGCCATGAAGATGGAAACCGGCATCCACGCCGAACGCGACGCGGTGGTCAAGGCGGTGCACGTCGCGGCGGGCGGTCAGATCGACGCCAAGGACCTGCTGGTCGAACTGGAATGA
- a CDS encoding MFS transporter, whose protein sequence is MTTLPSSRATWLAVSAMFVLNGALYGMWASRIPAAARLHALDEADLGLLLLLLAGGAIAAFPLAGRCADRFGAAPVTLAIAVAYAGALCLIGLAPTVLLLALALFFFGATHGAMDVAMNTWAGEAETHIARPVMSSFHAMFSLGAGLGAASGYGAERLGIGIAPHFLVGSLGILVITVALARIPWSAPDRTSVDGTPLFPIPRGPLIAVGLIAFCSSMGEGAMVDWSALYLVDIAQVDAANAALGYTVFSIAMVITRLLGDQVTHRVGPVRTARIAGGFATAGTLCAVVFASYGMALLGFALMGVGYAVIMPLAFSRAARDPHLPPGTAIASVATLGYGGLLLGPPIIGFVAHATSLRLGFGVLAALAALIVVLAYAVRRPHPLL, encoded by the coding sequence ATGACCACCCTTCCCTCCAGCCGCGCCACATGGTTGGCCGTTTCCGCCATGTTCGTGCTGAACGGCGCGCTCTACGGCATGTGGGCCTCGCGTATCCCCGCCGCGGCCCGGCTGCACGCGCTGGACGAGGCCGATCTGGGGCTTCTCCTGCTGCTGCTTGCAGGCGGGGCCATCGCCGCGTTTCCGCTGGCCGGGCGCTGTGCCGACAGGTTCGGCGCGGCCCCCGTCACGCTGGCCATCGCCGTGGCCTATGCGGGCGCGCTCTGCCTCATCGGACTTGCGCCTACGGTTCTGCTGCTCGCCCTTGCGCTGTTTTTCTTCGGGGCCACCCACGGGGCCATGGACGTTGCCATGAACACCTGGGCGGGCGAGGCTGAAACACATATCGCGCGGCCGGTCATGTCGTCCTTCCATGCCATGTTCAGCCTGGGCGCAGGGCTCGGGGCCGCCTCGGGCTACGGGGCCGAGCGGCTCGGCATCGGCATCGCGCCGCATTTCCTTGTCGGATCGCTGGGCATCCTGGTGATCACCGTCGCGCTTGCCCGTATCCCGTGGTCCGCGCCAGACCGGACATCGGTCGACGGCACACCGCTGTTTCCGATCCCACGCGGCCCGCTGATTGCCGTGGGCCTGATCGCGTTCTGCTCGTCCATGGGCGAAGGGGCCATGGTGGATTGGAGCGCGCTGTACCTCGTTGACATCGCGCAGGTGGATGCCGCCAACGCCGCACTCGGCTATACCGTCTTTTCCATTGCCATGGTGATCACCCGCCTTCTGGGGGACCAGGTCACACACAGGGTGGGACCGGTGCGCACCGCGCGGATCGCCGGCGGTTTCGCGACGGCCGGCACTCTGTGCGCCGTGGTCTTTGCCAGCTACGGCATGGCGCTTCTGGGCTTTGCGCTCATGGGCGTGGGCTATGCCGTGATCATGCCGCTGGCATTCTCGCGGGCGGCCCGCGACCCGCACCTGCCGCCCGGCACCGCCATCGCAAGCGTGGCGACGCTGGGCTATGGCGGTCTTTTGCTGGGGCCACCGATCATCGGGTTTGTCGCCCATGCCACGTCACTGCGGCTGGGCTTTGGCGTGCTGGCGGCGCTGGCCGCATTGATCGTCGTGCTGGCCTACGCCGTGCGCCGCCCTCACCCCTTGTTATAG
- a CDS encoding phosphotransferase produces the protein MQPPPLSAWALDATPLPLPGGHRNTVLRVGDHVLKTTRRSEAGISWLLPVFDLLQQHGLRAPRPLRSAHGTLIVDGWTCEPFVTGTPCDPAHVRAIWPHVSRSTRQIRQRPGFSAARALCHVPRGGDIDLTRLPAPLARAIRQAWHALPPEPSGAVHGDLTPSNLIRSGNRIAVIDWDEARMDHPAFDRVALGTGTETERHAAAAWEIACSWHIEPDHARALVKPFLAHHRRIRKPARPSC, from the coding sequence GTGCAACCGCCACCACTCTCCGCTTGGGCGCTTGATGCCACGCCCCTCCCCCTGCCCGGCGGACACCGCAACACTGTGCTGCGCGTGGGCGACCACGTTCTGAAGACAACGCGCCGGTCCGAGGCCGGCATCTCGTGGCTCCTGCCGGTCTTTGATCTGCTGCAACAGCACGGCCTCCGTGCCCCGCGCCCGCTCCGCAGCGCCCATGGCACGCTGATCGTGGACGGCTGGACATGCGAGCCCTTCGTCACGGGCACCCCGTGCGACCCGGCCCATGTGCGCGCAATCTGGCCACACGTCAGCCGCTCCACGCGGCAGATCCGGCAACGGCCCGGTTTCTCTGCCGCACGGGCGCTGTGTCATGTGCCGCGCGGCGGTGACATCGACCTGACCCGCCTGCCTGCCCCGCTGGCGCGCGCGATCCGCCAAGCATGGCACGCGCTGCCACCCGAACCGTCCGGCGCCGTGCATGGCGACCTCACCCCATCCAACCTGATCCGATCGGGTAACCGGATCGCCGTCATCGACTGGGACGAGGCGCGGATGGATCACCCCGCCTTTGACCGCGTGGCACTGGGCACCGGAACGGAAACCGAACGGCACGCGGCAGCGGCTTGGGAAATCGCCTGCTCGTGGCACATCGAACCGGATCACGCCCGCGCATTGGTCAAACCGTTTCTCGCACACCACAGGCGCATCAGAAAACCGGCCCGCCCCTCTTGTTGA
- a CDS encoding nuclear transport factor 2 family protein — translation MSIRDDVQAVIDGTLRGEILETFEAYYADDVVMSENGVEDRVGKDANRAFEEQFVANVTFHGARVGRVAVDGDEAAVEWEFDMEPKGGPRFIQRQVAFQTWKDGKVVREVFYYNKG, via the coding sequence ATGTCCATTCGTGACGACGTACAAGCCGTGATTGACGGCACCCTGCGGGGTGAGATCCTCGAAACCTTCGAGGCCTATTATGCCGATGATGTGGTGATGAGCGAGAACGGGGTCGAGGACCGCGTTGGCAAGGACGCCAACCGCGCCTTCGAAGAGCAGTTCGTCGCCAATGTCACCTTTCACGGCGCCAGGGTGGGCCGTGTCGCGGTGGATGGCGATGAGGCCGCTGTCGAGTGGGAATTCGACATGGAGCCGAAAGGTGGTCCGCGGTTCATCCAGCGTCAGGTCGCCTTTCAGACGTGGAAGGACGGCAAGGTCGTCCGCGAGGTCTTCTACTATAACAAGGGGTGA
- a CDS encoding lipase family protein, whose product MAQLSASVYRLKGCVNVKGVFPDALDSRTFEFARFRVRFVFVELEDRYVVCFRGSILRRASWKLNVSTKLAKIPFGIGSRMHSGYMRQALRAYHALKGRLGRDKPVILAGHSQGGALALCLATHLVRYQHRTDIAVMSFGQPKVGDAGYCRYLDLYRPIEVQRFVNLGDGVALCPPVAFGYQHCEMPRYLLGNRTATDSARFRFGAMRTLRKHPVALYVQNLEAPTP is encoded by the coding sequence ATGGCGCAACTGTCTGCCTCCGTTTATCGGCTCAAGGGCTGCGTGAACGTCAAGGGCGTCTTTCCCGACGCGCTGGACAGCAGGACATTCGAATTTGCGCGGTTTCGCGTTCGGTTCGTCTTTGTCGAACTCGAAGACAGGTACGTCGTGTGTTTCCGAGGCTCGATCCTGCGCAGGGCAAGCTGGAAACTGAACGTCAGCACGAAGCTTGCAAAGATACCTTTCGGCATCGGCTCTCGCATGCACTCAGGCTATATGCGTCAGGCGTTGCGGGCCTATCACGCTTTGAAAGGGCGCCTTGGACGGGACAAGCCCGTCATTCTCGCAGGCCACAGCCAAGGGGGCGCGCTGGCCCTGTGCCTGGCAACGCATCTGGTACGCTATCAGCATCGCACAGACATTGCCGTGATGTCGTTCGGTCAACCAAAGGTCGGTGACGCGGGCTATTGCCGATATCTCGACCTCTACCGCCCGATCGAGGTCCAGAGGTTCGTAAATCTGGGCGATGGCGTCGCGTTGTGCCCACCCGTGGCGTTTGGGTACCAACACTGTGAAATGCCCCGGTATTTGCTGGGCAACCGCACCGCCACGGACAGCGCGCGGTTCCGGTTTGGCGCCATGCGAACGCTGAGGAAGCATCCCGTTGCCCTCTATGTTCAAAACCTCGAAGCGCCAACGCCTTAG
- a CDS encoding VOC family protein, protein MKGANLHIQCFSILVPDYDQGLSYFCGVLGFERVADIDQGRKRWVEVRAPGAQTSIVLARADTPEQVAAIGAQGGGRVWLFLHTDDFAADHARLTANGVTFEEAPRTEPYGTVAVFRDPFGNRWDLIQRT, encoded by the coding sequence ATGAAAGGTGCAAATTTGCACATACAATGCTTCTCCATCCTCGTGCCGGACTATGACCAGGGTCTTTCATATTTCTGTGGTGTCCTTGGGTTCGAACGGGTTGCGGATATCGACCAGGGACGCAAGCGCTGGGTCGAAGTGCGCGCGCCCGGCGCGCAGACCTCCATCGTTCTGGCCCGCGCCGACACGCCCGAACAGGTCGCTGCCATCGGTGCACAAGGCGGCGGCCGGGTCTGGCTGTTCCTGCATACCGATGATTTCGCGGCAGACCACGCCCGGCTCACAGCCAACGGTGTGACATTCGAAGAGGCACCGCGCACGGAACCCTACGGCACTGTCGCGGTGTTTCGCGATCCGTTCGGAAACCGCTGGGACCTGATCCAGCGGACCTAG
- a CDS encoding AraC family transcriptional regulator — MYGSLYANFPQVARPIGTPRFSMIKVHQDAHATTDPAVPQLVLRSLSRSAMTHNTVDCGEGVKSLSTVPGGFYVAPANAIADWQSDGAHDISLLAIPEDYVSKLLPAPPSATSTNPLTPMLNTQLVDPALDHLMEQIWEASVEDNRGNALQVDGMLLCIIGRLVAHADARSKAQNKATAAKPLDPARLKRVIDYIDARLDEVIAMPDLARVACLSQHHFARVFRAATNMSPHAYVTHRRIERAQHLLIRTDTPLVQVALMCGFGTQAHFSTVFKKHIGVPPKRFRIEHSGQRRLAAAAG, encoded by the coding sequence ATGTACGGGTCGCTCTACGCGAACTTCCCCCAGGTGGCGCGGCCCATCGGGACGCCCAGGTTCTCCATGATCAAGGTGCACCAGGATGCCCACGCCACGACGGACCCGGCGGTGCCGCAACTGGTGCTGCGGTCGCTGTCGCGCAGCGCGATGACGCACAACACGGTCGATTGCGGCGAAGGTGTCAAATCCCTCTCGACCGTGCCGGGCGGCTTTTACGTGGCCCCCGCCAATGCGATCGCGGATTGGCAAAGCGACGGCGCCCACGACATCTCCCTGTTGGCCATCCCCGAGGATTACGTGTCCAAACTCCTGCCTGCCCCCCCCTCTGCCACATCGACAAACCCACTCACGCCCATGCTGAACACACAACTCGTGGACCCCGCCCTCGACCACCTGATGGAACAGATCTGGGAGGCCAGCGTCGAAGACAACCGCGGCAACGCGCTCCAGGTCGACGGCATGCTGCTCTGCATCATCGGACGGCTCGTGGCGCACGCCGATGCCCGGTCAAAGGCCCAGAACAAGGCAACAGCGGCCAAGCCGCTGGACCCCGCGCGGCTGAAGCGGGTGATCGACTATATCGACGCGCGCCTGGACGAGGTGATCGCTATGCCGGATCTGGCGCGCGTGGCGTGCCTCTCGCAACACCACTTCGCCCGCGTGTTCCGGGCCGCCACGAACATGTCGCCGCACGCCTATGTCACGCACCGGCGCATCGAACGGGCACAGCACCTGCTGATCCGCACCGACACGCCACTGGTCCAGGTCGCGCTGATGTGTGGCTTTGGCACGCAGGCGCATTTTTCGACCGTGTTCAAAAAACATATCGGCGTCCCGCCCAAACGGTTCCGGATAGAACACAGTGGTCA
- a CDS encoding MBL fold metallo-hydrolase: protein MTALSDGHFDLPPAAFSPQPEATSPQMQYVGANAWLIETGTRRMLVDTGSGSTLRGKYPDTGHLPMALARAGVMPDQITDILITHMHADHIGGLMHGGAARYPNAMLHVCEVEWRYWAAPERAQRVAPAQRPLANLIAGLMDQMAYRIAVHNPNGDIGQGIWLEAAPGHTPGHQIVHVSSGTDSLLLLGDVLISGPLQFAQPDIHYVLDSDPAQAAATRSALFDRIATDDLAFAATHLLHGGPHRLTARAGTGYRAEEMHAI from the coding sequence GTGACCGCTCTGTCCGACGGTCACTTCGACCTGCCTCCGGCTGCATTCTCCCCGCAGCCGGAGGCGACCTCACCCCAGATGCAATATGTCGGGGCCAACGCGTGGCTGATCGAAACCGGAACCCGGCGCATGCTGGTTGACACCGGGTCGGGCAGCACCCTGCGCGGCAAGTATCCCGACACCGGCCACCTGCCCATGGCGCTGGCCCGGGCAGGCGTGATGCCGGACCAGATCACCGATATCCTGATCACCCACATGCACGCCGATCACATCGGTGGCCTGATGCACGGGGGGGCCGCGCGCTACCCCAACGCGATGCTGCATGTGTGCGAGGTCGAGTGGCGCTATTGGGCCGCCCCCGAACGGGCGCAACGGGTGGCCCCGGCCCAGCGCCCGCTGGCAAACCTGATTGCAGGGCTGATGGACCAGATGGCCTACCGGATCGCCGTGCACAATCCCAACGGCGACATCGGCCAGGGCATCTGGCTCGAGGCCGCCCCCGGGCACACGCCCGGACACCAGATCGTGCATGTGTCGTCCGGCACCGACAGCCTGCTGTTGCTGGGCGACGTGCTGATCTCGGGCCCGCTCCAATTTGCGCAGCCCGACATCCACTATGTGCTGGACAGCGACCCGGCACAGGCGGCCGCCACGCGCAGCGCGCTGTTTGACCGGATCGCGACAGATGATCTGGCCTTTGCGGCGACACACCTCCTCCATGGCGGGCCACACCGGCTGACGGCGCGCGCCGGCACGGGCTACCGCGCCGAAGAAATGCACGCGATCTGA
- a CDS encoding YqhA family protein, translating into MLSKTLGTSRFMIVLAVLGSLLAAATLLIYGLLETGQLIWATIESGEVSRKGAKALALEFIEIVDLFLLGTVFYIIALGLYELFISAEIDVPGWLSIKTLDDLKNKLIAVVIVVLGVLFLGQVVGWDGETDLLGYGASCALVIAALTYFLSTKTGSK; encoded by the coding sequence ATGTTAAGCAAAACCCTCGGCACCAGCCGCTTCATGATCGTTCTGGCCGTCCTCGGCTCGCTGCTCGCGGCAGCGACCCTGCTGATCTACGGCCTTCTCGAAACCGGCCAACTGATCTGGGCCACCATCGAAAGCGGCGAGGTGTCGCGCAAGGGGGCCAAGGCGCTGGCGCTCGAGTTCATCGAGATCGTGGACCTGTTCCTTTTGGGCACCGTGTTCTACATCATCGCGCTGGGTCTGTACGAATTGTTCATCAGCGCCGAGATCGACGTGCCCGGCTGGCTGTCGATCAAAACGCTCGATGACCTGAAGAACAAGCTGATCGCCGTGGTCATCGTCGTGCTGGGTGTGCTGTTTCTGGGCCAGGTCGTCGGCTGGGACGGCGAAACGGACCTGTTGGGCTATGGCGCCTCCTGTGCGCTGGTGATTGCGGCGCTCACCTACTTCCTGTCGACCAAGACGGGGTCCAAATAA
- a CDS encoding YHYH protein → MPITVSTIKSFVLAGSIVVGCVASGDAQPRLRAHTATDAAPVSPGSARQFVRGAQVSMQVRGGTRIITSNGMPGHAIGTFPNRGNPHRVSAQSYRFEMPARPTAGQVRDLPRGASFGVAVNGVPFDPNAAEFWQGDPRSGWTYNALGGAVPLGLDANYAHVQPSGAYHYHGLPVGLMQQLGWSANEASPLIGFAADGFPIYALTAEVDGKVVRMTSSYRLKPGQRPGGAQPGGRYDGAFMQDYAFVAGAGMLDVCNGARITTAEFRQGTYAYILTDTYPVIPRCLKGAVGRGFAKRR, encoded by the coding sequence ATGCCCATTACCGTTTCAACCATCAAGTCTTTCGTTCTGGCCGGGTCCATCGTTGTCGGGTGCGTTGCATCCGGCGACGCGCAGCCCCGATTGCGGGCGCACACCGCCACCGATGCCGCGCCCGTGTCGCCGGGTTCAGCAAGGCAGTTCGTGCGCGGGGCACAGGTGTCCATGCAGGTGCGCGGAGGCACACGCATCATCACCTCGAACGGGATGCCCGGTCACGCCATCGGGACCTTTCCCAATCGCGGCAACCCGCACCGCGTGTCGGCGCAGTCCTACCGGTTCGAAATGCCCGCGCGGCCAACTGCCGGGCAGGTCCGCGATCTGCCGCGCGGCGCGTCCTTTGGCGTGGCCGTGAACGGTGTACCCTTTGATCCCAACGCCGCCGAGTTCTGGCAGGGCGATCCGCGCTCGGGCTGGACCTATAACGCGCTGGGCGGGGCGGTGCCGCTGGGTCTGGATGCCAATTACGCCCATGTTCAGCCGTCTGGCGCCTATCACTATCATGGCCTGCCCGTGGGTCTGATGCAGCAACTGGGCTGGTCGGCAAACGAAGCGTCGCCCCTGATCGGTTTTGCGGCGGACGGGTTTCCCATTTACGCCCTGACGGCAGAGGTGGATGGCAAGGTTGTCCGCATGACGTCTTCGTATCGGTTGAAGCCGGGTCAGCGCCCGGGCGGGGCACAACCGGGCGGCCGGTATGATGGCGCGTTCATGCAGGACTATGCGTTTGTGGCGGGGGCGGGCATGCTGGACGTCTGCAACGGGGCACGTATCACGACGGCAGAATTTCGACAGGGCACCTATGCCTACATTCTGACGGACACCTATCCGGTGATCCCGCGTTGCCTGAAAGGTGCCGTGGGCCGGGGGTTCGCCAAGCGTCGCTAG